In Terriglobales bacterium, a single genomic region encodes these proteins:
- a CDS encoding nucleotidyltransferase family protein — MSHSGAAKSSLGVELQMLLAAAGAAPPPGVLAEQCASIDWQSLLAMARFHGLEPLLLQLLEPLPEGLVAGDVLDALRTSSRTIAVKNLALASELLRVSLQFQRRGIEHLAYKGPLLASALYPGLAMRVSNDLDILVRKPQVEAASAALLELRYFDKSGFSAVQRSAAVRYGFEHTFRNPSGIDVDLHWRLVPAFVSPSLDEELFFRRAVAGNLCGQSVMTFCPEDLLFVLCLHAGQHEWAQLSMFSDLARVFRLYPELRWEIIRPHLADANTIRTILVSLCLLRQHWKITLPGDIESAIHADSQVREIADTVLAKFWSCRHPLSSDASFAWMLQRTKHEPGMARLRYLAGIALNPTEADYAAFRLPRQLAVLYPLLRSVRLAFKRGRLAPRHNVQND, encoded by the coding sequence TTGAGTCATAGCGGGGCCGCCAAATCGTCGCTCGGGGTCGAGCTGCAAATGCTGCTCGCCGCCGCCGGCGCGGCTCCGCCTCCCGGCGTATTGGCCGAGCAGTGTGCCTCCATCGATTGGCAAAGCCTGCTGGCGATGGCGCGCTTCCACGGCCTCGAACCCCTGCTCTTGCAGCTCTTGGAACCGTTGCCGGAAGGACTTGTCGCCGGCGATGTGCTCGACGCGCTGCGGACATCCTCGCGAACCATCGCCGTGAAGAACCTGGCGCTGGCTTCGGAACTGCTTCGGGTCTCGCTCCAGTTTCAGCGCCGAGGCATCGAGCACCTTGCCTACAAAGGCCCGCTGCTCGCCTCCGCGCTCTACCCTGGCTTGGCCATGCGGGTTTCCAACGATCTCGACATCCTGGTGCGCAAGCCGCAGGTCGAGGCAGCCTCTGCCGCGTTGTTGGAACTCCGTTACTTCGACAAAAGCGGCTTCTCCGCCGTCCAGCGTTCCGCCGCCGTTCGCTATGGCTTTGAGCACACGTTTCGCAATCCTTCTGGAATCGATGTTGACCTGCATTGGCGGCTGGTGCCAGCTTTCGTCTCGCCCTCCTTGGACGAAGAACTTTTCTTTCGCAGGGCGGTCGCCGGAAACTTGTGCGGCCAATCCGTCATGACCTTCTGCCCGGAAGACCTGTTGTTCGTACTCTGTCTTCATGCCGGGCAGCACGAGTGGGCGCAACTCAGCATGTTTTCCGACCTGGCGCGCGTTTTCCGGCTCTATCCGGAGTTGCGTTGGGAAATCATTCGCCCCCACCTCGCCGACGCCAATACCATCCGCACCATCCTGGTCTCGCTGTGCTTGCTCCGCCAGCATTGGAAGATCACGCTGCCCGGCGATATCGAGTCAGCGATTCACGCTGACTCGCAGGTGCGGGAAATTGCTGATACCGTGCTGGCAAAGTTCTGGTCCTGCCGGCATCCTCTCTCCAGCGATGCGTCGTTTGCCTGGATGCTGCAGCGGACCAAACATGAACCCGGCATGGCCCGTTTGCGGTATCTAGCGGGCATTGCTCTCAATCCTACGGAGGCTGATTACGCTGCCTTCAGGCTCCCGCGTCAGCTTGCGGTGTTGTACCCTCTGTTGAGAAGTGTTCGACTCGCCTTCAAGCGCGGCCGGTTGGCTCCGCGCCACAACGTGCAGAATGATTGA